The following are encoded together in the bacterium genome:
- a CDS encoding pyridoxamine 5'-phosphate oxidase family protein, giving the protein MASPFHAGERAVQDRAGVRHMADKVGNGIRPAFPAGAAEALAELRLAIVAAADLEGRLWASPLSGPPGFLDVGPDGLLHVATTVAPDDPLAARLAHGGPVGLVVFDPANRRRLRVNGDAMPASGGLRVRPRQVYGNCPRYIQRRVPLHDATGADAVPGPVAAGATLTPEQAARLARTDTFFVATLHADAGPDASHRGGTPGFVRVRADGGALAWPDYAGNAMFQTLGNLAVDPRAGLLVLDFERGDVLQLSGTARADWDAARADTVPGAERMVDFDVAAVRERAAAVPLRWRRLDASPHNPPAA; this is encoded by the coding sequence ATGGCGTCGCCCTTCCACGCCGGAGAGCGCGCGGTGCAGGACCGCGCCGGCGTCCGCCACATGGCCGACAAGGTCGGCAACGGCATCCGCCCCGCGTTCCCGGCGGGCGCGGCCGAAGCGCTCGCCGAGCTGCGGCTCGCGATCGTCGCGGCGGCCGACCTCGAGGGACGCCTCTGGGCTTCGCCGCTCAGCGGTCCGCCCGGGTTCCTCGACGTCGGTCCCGACGGCCTCCTCCACGTGGCGACGACCGTCGCCCCGGACGATCCCCTCGCGGCGCGCCTGGCGCACGGCGGGCCGGTCGGCCTCGTCGTCTTCGATCCCGCCAACCGGCGTCGCCTGCGCGTCAACGGCGACGCGATGCCCGCGTCCGGCGGCTTGCGCGTGCGCCCGCGTCAGGTCTACGGCAACTGCCCGCGATACATCCAGCGCCGCGTCCCGCTGCACGACGCCACCGGCGCCGACGCCGTGCCCGGCCCCGTCGCCGCCGGCGCAACGCTGACGCCGGAGCAGGCCGCCCGCCTGGCGCGCACCGACACCTTCTTCGTCGCCACGCTGCATGCCGACGCCGGACCGGACGCCTCGCACCGCGGCGGCACCCCCGGCTTCGTGCGCGTGCGCGCCGACGGCGGCGCGCTCGCGTGGCCCGACTACGCGGGCAACGCCATGTTCCAGACCCTCGGCAACCTCGCGGTCGATCCGCGCGCCGGCCTCCTCGTGCTCGACTTCGAGCGCGGCGACGTCCTCCAGCTATCCGGGACCGCCCGCGCCGACTGGGACGCCGCCCGGGCCGACACCGTGCCCGGCGCCGAGCGCATGGTCGACTTCGACGTCGCCGCCGTGCGCGAGCGCGCCGCCGCCGTCCCGCTGCGCTGGCGCCGGCTCGACGCCAGCCCGCACAACCCGCCGGCCGCCTGA
- the ppk1 gene encoding polyphosphate kinase 1 — MPRTRASAAPRPVPARTHRRVARATEAPAPRYLNRELSWLEFNRRVLAEAESTKNPPLERCRFLSIFESNLDEFYMVRVSGLIEQVEGGVVEPSPDGLSPEEQLARIAALVPPMRHAASQVWTTELRPALAEHGVEVLPWAELTARRQSELRRWFEREVFPVCTPLVLDPAPSVPFISNRSLNLGVLVDDGGERPKLARVKIPTVLPRLVRVGRRGHVFVLLEDVVRRHLDHLFPDVPIVAAARFRVVRDADVEIRELEAGDLVDMIEETIRRRRFGEPVRLDVGEETTADVRDRLTALLELDAEDVNRIEGLLGLDVLGELADLSIPAARWPTHKAHAADAICRAEALFATVRRGDVLVHHPFDSFRSVEAMVEAAAADPAVIGIKQTLYRVGAKSPIVEALLEAAEEGKQVAVMVELKARFDESNNLEWARALERAGAHVTYGFPELKTHAKLCLVVRREAGGIRTYAHVGTGNYNPSTARLYTDIGLFTCDPDVTQDILELFNFLTGVSRQREYRRLLVAPVNLREGLLERLERERAHAETGRPARVVLKLNSLTDPELIDALYETAAAGAETDLVVRGICCLRPGIPGFSERIRVRSIVGRFLEHSRIYWFENGGTPEALIGSADVMGRNLDRRVETLVPITHPSLLRHIREGILQPYLDDSSNAWAMAADGTYRRCEPARGATPFSAQEWLIAHASTIALGLEAPPE, encoded by the coding sequence ATGCCGCGAACCCGTGCGTCCGCCGCCCCCCGCCCCGTGCCCGCCCGGACGCATCGTCGGGTCGCGCGCGCGACCGAGGCGCCGGCGCCGCGCTACCTGAACCGCGAGCTCAGCTGGCTCGAGTTCAACCGGCGCGTGCTGGCCGAAGCGGAGAGCACGAAGAACCCGCCGCTCGAGCGGTGCCGATTCCTCTCCATCTTCGAGTCGAACCTCGACGAGTTCTACATGGTGCGCGTCTCCGGCCTGATCGAGCAGGTCGAGGGCGGCGTCGTCGAGCCGTCGCCCGACGGCCTCTCGCCGGAGGAGCAGCTGGCGCGTATCGCCGCGCTGGTGCCGCCCATGCGCCATGCGGCGAGCCAGGTGTGGACGACCGAGCTGCGGCCGGCGCTCGCCGAGCACGGCGTCGAGGTGCTGCCCTGGGCCGAGCTGACGGCGCGCCGGCAGAGCGAGCTGCGCCGCTGGTTCGAGCGCGAGGTCTTCCCGGTCTGTACGCCGCTCGTGCTCGATCCGGCGCCGTCGGTGCCCTTCATCTCGAACCGCAGCCTCAATCTCGGCGTGCTCGTCGACGACGGCGGCGAGCGCCCGAAGCTGGCGCGCGTGAAGATCCCGACGGTCCTGCCGCGCCTGGTCCGGGTCGGCCGCCGTGGCCACGTCTTCGTGCTGCTGGAAGACGTCGTGCGCCGGCACCTCGACCACCTCTTTCCCGACGTGCCGATCGTCGCGGCGGCGCGGTTCCGCGTCGTGCGCGATGCCGACGTCGAAATCCGCGAGCTCGAAGCCGGCGACCTCGTCGACATGATCGAGGAGACGATCCGCCGCCGGCGGTTCGGCGAGCCGGTGCGGCTCGACGTCGGCGAGGAGACCACCGCCGACGTTCGCGATCGCCTCACCGCTCTCCTCGAGCTCGACGCCGAGGACGTCAACCGCATCGAGGGCCTGCTCGGGCTCGACGTGCTCGGCGAGCTGGCCGACCTGTCGATCCCGGCGGCGCGCTGGCCCACGCACAAGGCCCACGCCGCCGACGCGATCTGCCGCGCCGAGGCGCTCTTCGCCACCGTCCGCCGCGGCGACGTGCTCGTGCATCACCCGTTCGACAGCTTCCGCTCGGTCGAGGCGATGGTCGAGGCCGCGGCGGCCGACCCGGCCGTCATCGGCATCAAGCAGACGCTGTATCGCGTGGGCGCGAAGTCGCCGATCGTCGAGGCGCTGCTCGAGGCCGCCGAGGAGGGCAAGCAGGTCGCCGTCATGGTCGAGCTGAAGGCGCGCTTCGACGAGAGCAACAACCTCGAGTGGGCGCGCGCGCTCGAGCGCGCGGGCGCGCACGTCACGTACGGCTTCCCGGAGCTGAAGACGCACGCGAAGCTGTGCCTCGTCGTGCGCCGCGAGGCGGGCGGCATCCGCACGTACGCGCACGTCGGCACCGGCAACTACAACCCGTCGACGGCGCGCCTGTACACCGACATCGGGCTCTTCACCTGCGATCCGGACGTCACGCAGGACATCCTCGAGCTGTTCAACTTCCTCACCGGCGTCTCGCGCCAGCGCGAGTACCGCCGCCTCCTCGTCGCCCCGGTGAATCTCCGTGAAGGCCTGCTCGAGCGCCTGGAGCGCGAGCGCGCACACGCCGAGACGGGGCGCCCGGCACGCGTCGTCCTCAAGCTGAACTCGCTGACGGATCCCGAGCTGATCGACGCGCTCTACGAGACCGCCGCCGCCGGCGCCGAGACCGATCTCGTGGTGCGCGGCATCTGCTGCCTGCGGCCGGGGATACCGGGCTTCAGCGAGCGCATCCGGGTGCGTTCGATCGTCGGCCGCTTCCTCGAGCACAGCCGCATCTACTGGTTCGAGAACGGCGGCACGCCCGAAGCCCTGATCGGCAGCGCCGACGTCATGGGCCGCAACCTCGACCGCCGTGTCGAGACGCTCGTGCCGATCACCCATCCGTCGCTGCTGCGGCACATTCGCGAGGGCATCCTGCAGCCCTACCTCGACGACAGCTCGAACGCCTGGGCGATGGCCGCCGACGGCACCTACCGTCGCTGCGAGCCGGCGCGCGGTGCGACGCCGTTCTCCGCGCAGGAGTGGCTCATCGCGCACGCGAGCACGATCGCGCTCGGGCTCGAAGCCCCTCCCGAGTGA
- a CDS encoding PAS domain-containing sensor histidine kinase, producing MRPGRTPWPWASLVALATTATAWPAAGYGALVIWAAGDLPGTGTLWIFGWPFVVQLLLATVLHLLAVGAGARLGVPPLFPALRALDEAVARRDDLARLDALMLRTALHAATRFPVWDMGVGLVLSLCVVATSALLEWHVAGPESPNVWVIVRGGCYATLLYVTASLALGELLTRPVCRDLRRAAAAAGLACYDGFVIGSGWRIGLTVVPTLTALLVAMEIGLAVEDGAPAFLALVALSGLVALGLSWLQAENERRAVRELSAACHELAAGRDAVLVTGSIASLPLEMAHEFTAAARRVGDDRRASGARYRALFESALDGIVTMDERGRILEFNPAAERTFERAHAALIGTATIDDLLPPALQPPEQIAVSEALATADPGVLDHRVELIAAREDGATFPVELAVTRIRVDGPPVFTGFLRDITERKRAEAALSTSQRLAEEEAEIAAALLHVGQALGAHLDAPDVLERVNRLAVEVLACDWSSTYMWDERRQSFRLRANVGSPPEIVAEIEQVEFTADTFPLVTAVRRGTLVELAGAEAEALAPAWLLRRWNVGPMLAAPLVRRGEVVGMLLSGYRGRRPGRFTRRQHRLALGTAQAAAVALENVRLIADLQAASRVKSEFLSTMSHELRTPLNVVLGYVEMARDERLADIDRRSALGRVEGAGRDLLQLIESTLEIGRIEAGRDDVRVATLDLAVFWRELGAACARLPRHEGVLLHWRPAPDGAELTSDPRKLTVVVRNLVGNALKFTATGSVSASLTLDGDRVVLRVADTGIGIRPEDQEVVFEMFRQADGSDTRQHGGTGLGLYLVRRFVSQLGGTVALESEPGRGAIFTVTLPRALPIVGLRASA from the coding sequence ATGCGTCCGGGGCGGACGCCGTGGCCCTGGGCCTCACTGGTCGCGCTGGCCACCACGGCGACCGCGTGGCCGGCGGCCGGGTACGGGGCGCTCGTCATCTGGGCGGCCGGCGACCTGCCCGGCACCGGGACGCTCTGGATCTTCGGCTGGCCGTTCGTCGTCCAGCTGCTCCTGGCGACGGTCCTGCACCTGCTCGCGGTCGGCGCCGGGGCGCGGCTCGGCGTCCCGCCCCTGTTTCCGGCCCTGCGTGCCCTCGACGAGGCCGTCGCCCGGCGCGACGATCTCGCTCGCCTGGACGCGCTCATGCTGCGCACGGCGCTGCACGCGGCGACGCGCTTTCCCGTGTGGGACATGGGCGTCGGGCTCGTGCTGTCCCTCTGCGTGGTCGCGACCTCGGCGCTGCTCGAGTGGCACGTCGCCGGACCGGAGTCGCCCAACGTCTGGGTGATCGTGCGCGGCGGCTGCTACGCGACGCTGCTCTACGTCACCGCGAGCCTCGCGCTCGGCGAGCTGCTGACGCGCCCGGTCTGCCGCGACCTCCGGCGCGCCGCCGCGGCCGCGGGCCTCGCCTGCTACGACGGCTTCGTCATCGGCAGCGGCTGGCGCATCGGCCTGACCGTCGTGCCGACGCTGACGGCGCTGCTCGTCGCCATGGAGATCGGGCTCGCGGTCGAGGACGGCGCGCCCGCCTTCCTGGCGCTCGTGGCCCTCTCGGGGCTCGTCGCCCTCGGCCTCAGCTGGCTCCAGGCCGAGAACGAGCGGCGCGCCGTGCGCGAGCTCAGCGCCGCCTGCCACGAGCTCGCGGCCGGACGCGACGCCGTGCTGGTCACCGGCAGCATCGCCAGCCTGCCGCTCGAGATGGCGCACGAGTTCACCGCCGCGGCGCGCCGCGTGGGCGACGATCGGCGGGCGTCGGGGGCCCGCTATCGTGCGCTCTTCGAATCGGCGCTCGACGGCATCGTCACCATGGACGAGCGCGGCCGCATCCTCGAGTTCAACCCGGCCGCCGAGCGCACGTTCGAACGGGCGCACGCGGCGCTCATCGGGACCGCGACGATCGACGATCTGCTTCCGCCCGCCCTCCAGCCGCCCGAGCAGATCGCCGTCTCCGAGGCGCTCGCGACCGCCGATCCCGGCGTGCTCGACCACCGCGTCGAGCTCATCGCCGCGCGCGAGGACGGCGCGACCTTCCCGGTCGAGCTGGCGGTCACGCGCATCCGCGTCGACGGTCCGCCGGTGTTCACCGGCTTCCTGCGCGACATCACCGAGCGCAAGCGGGCCGAGGCGGCGCTGTCGACCTCGCAGCGGCTCGCCGAGGAGGAAGCGGAGATCGCGGCGGCGCTGCTCCACGTCGGCCAGGCGTTGGGCGCGCACCTCGACGCGCCCGACGTGCTCGAACGCGTCAACCGCCTCGCCGTCGAGGTCCTCGCCTGCGACTGGAGCAGCACCTACATGTGGGACGAGCGCCGCCAGAGCTTCCGCCTGCGCGCCAACGTCGGCTCGCCGCCCGAGATCGTCGCCGAGATCGAGCAGGTGGAGTTCACCGCGGACACGTTCCCGCTCGTCACCGCCGTGCGCCGCGGAACGCTCGTCGAGCTGGCCGGGGCGGAGGCCGAGGCCCTCGCGCCCGCCTGGCTCCTGCGCCGCTGGAACGTCGGGCCGATGCTCGCCGCCCCGCTCGTCCGCCGCGGCGAGGTGGTCGGCATGCTGCTGAGCGGCTATCGCGGCCGGCGGCCCGGCCGCTTCACGCGCCGCCAGCATCGGCTCGCGCTCGGCACGGCGCAGGCGGCGGCCGTCGCGCTCGAGAACGTGCGGCTCATCGCCGACCTCCAGGCCGCGAGCCGCGTGAAGTCGGAGTTCCTGTCGACGATGTCGCACGAGCTGCGCACGCCGCTCAACGTCGTCCTCGGCTACGTCGAGATGGCGCGCGACGAGCGCCTCGCCGACATCGACCGCCGCAGCGCGCTCGGGCGCGTCGAGGGCGCCGGCCGCGACCTCCTCCAGCTGATCGAGAGCACGCTCGAGATCGGGCGCATCGAGGCGGGGCGCGACGACGTGCGCGTCGCGACGCTCGATCTCGCCGTCTTCTGGCGCGAGCTCGGCGCCGCGTGCGCTCGCCTGCCGCGGCACGAGGGCGTCCTCCTCCACTGGCGCCCCGCGCCGGACGGCGCCGAGCTGACCAGCGATCCGCGCAAGCTGACCGTCGTCGTGCGCAACCTCGTCGGCAACGCGCTCAAGTTCACCGCCACCGGCTCGGTGTCGGCGTCGCTGACGCTCGACGGCGACCGCGTCGTGCTGCGCGTCGCGGACACCGGCATCGGCATCCGCCCCGAGGACCAGGAGGTGGTGTTCGAGATGTTCCGCCAGGCCGACGGCTCGGACACGCGCCAGCACGGCGGCACCGGACTCGGGCTCTACCTCGTGCGCCGCTTCGTCTCGCAGCTCGGCGGCACCGTCGCGCTCGAGAGCGAGCCGGGGCGCGGCGCGATCTTCACGGTGACGCTGCCGCGCGCGCTGCCCATCGTCGGGCTGCGCGCCTCGGCGTAG
- a CDS encoding LLM class flavin-dependent oxidoreductase, producing MQERVVRGEAEVARHREHHAAADHVAVQPRDRDRLEALDRLQRAAAELRHPPALARPGARAARQPCRRIGTVGAGAERAPAPAQHHHLGLEAALERLERRDDLFERGRPERVQLLRAVQPDAGDRAVVLQGQGLVGHAAFYVAPRLAREPRDPVERRAMEIGLNLPVMVPGLDRGRLEAWCRSIDEGPFSTLAVGERINFPNPELTVTLGAAAAWTRRVRLLYNVLVLPMHPEVLAAKQIATLDVVSGGRVVVGVGVGGREEDYAALGAQWDRTRPRRLERQVARMRRVWAGETVVPGALRPVEPAPLQPGGPTILAGSIFPPAIARAARWADGLCGFSFTLAREELDYAFGIARDAWRDAGRPAPPRLVTGTFVALGPDARAQMDAYLRRYLDFMGRAAEGLIRLVPTIGAGAVRDAVARARDAGADEVILAPTTADPDEVARLADLVG from the coding sequence GTGCAGGAGCGCGTCGTGCGCGGCGAGGCGGAAGTCGCACGCCATCGCGAGCACCACGCCGCCGCCGATCACGTGGCCGTGCAGCCGCGCGATCGTGATCGCCTCGAGGCGCTCGATCGCCTGCAGCGCGCGGCGGCCGAGCTGCGACACCCACCGGCGCTCGCGCGGCCCGGCGCCCGAGCCGCGCGCCAGCCGTGCCGGCGGATCGGTACGGTCGGCGCCGGCGCAGAACGCGCGCCCGCGCCCGCCCAGCACCACCACCTGGGTCTCGAAGCGGCGCTGGAGCGCCTCGAACGCCGCGACGATCTCTTCGAGCGCGGCCGGCCCGAGCGCGTTCAGCTTCTGCGGGCGGTTCAGCCAGACGCGGGTGATCGGGCCGTCGTGCTCCAGGGTCAGGGTCTCGTAGGTCATGCCGCCTTCTACGTCGCACCGCGCCTGGCCCGCGAGCCGCGCGACCCGGTAGAACGGCGCGCGATGGAGATCGGCCTGAACCTCCCCGTCATGGTGCCCGGCCTCGACCGCGGGCGTCTCGAGGCCTGGTGTCGCAGCATCGACGAGGGCCCGTTCTCGACCCTCGCCGTCGGCGAGCGCATCAACTTCCCGAACCCCGAGCTGACGGTCACGCTCGGCGCCGCCGCCGCGTGGACGCGTCGCGTGCGCCTCCTCTACAACGTGCTCGTCCTGCCCATGCACCCCGAGGTGCTGGCGGCGAAGCAGATCGCGACCCTCGACGTGGTCTCGGGCGGGCGCGTCGTCGTCGGCGTGGGCGTCGGCGGGCGCGAGGAGGACTACGCCGCCCTCGGCGCGCAGTGGGACCGGACACGCCCGCGACGCCTGGAGCGTCAGGTCGCCCGCATGCGCCGCGTGTGGGCGGGCGAGACGGTCGTTCCCGGCGCGCTCCGCCCGGTCGAGCCCGCACCGCTCCAGCCCGGCGGCCCCACGATCCTCGCGGGCTCGATCTTCCCGCCCGCGATCGCACGCGCCGCGCGCTGGGCCGACGGCCTCTGCGGCTTCTCCTTCACGCTCGCCCGCGAGGAGCTCGACTACGCCTTCGGCATCGCCCGCGACGCCTGGCGCGACGCCGGCCGTCCGGCGCCGCCGCGGCTCGTCACCGGCACCTTCGTCGCGCTCGGCCCCGACGCGCGTGCCCAGATGGACGCCTACCTCCGCCGCTATCTCGACTTCATGGGCCGTGCGGCCGAAGGCCTGATCCGGCTCGTGCCGACGATCGGCGCCGGCGCGGTGCGCGACGCCGTCGCCCGCGCCCGCGACGCGGGCGCGGACGAGGTGATCCTGGCGCCGACCACCGCGGATCCGGACGAGGTGGCACGGCTCGCGGACCTGGTGGGCTGA
- a CDS encoding sigma 54-interacting transcriptional regulator encodes MSISSTGALASRARVVTPFHARTAPRKAPAVGFVFDDIVGASPALRGVLARAQRVAPTDATVLVTGETGTGKELIARAIRSRSQRAAGPFVSINCAATPAALIASELFGHERGAFTGALQRRLGRFELAHGGTLFLDEVGELPLEMQIALLRVLQEREFERVGGSQPIRTDVRIIAATNRDLGAAIAAGAFRSDLYYRLNVFPIEMPPLRERREDVRALAAFFLERYAQRAGKTIRGIEPLSLQRLEAYPWPGNVRELENVIERSVILCDGDLCTVDPRWLVPPPASPAPAEVPGPLFEQLASQERALIEAALAATRGRVSGPGGAAARLGLPASTLDSRIRSLRISKHHFKAMA; translated from the coding sequence ATGAGCATCAGCAGCACCGGAGCGCTCGCCTCGCGCGCGCGTGTGGTCACCCCCTTCCACGCGCGGACCGCGCCGCGGAAGGCCCCCGCGGTCGGGTTCGTCTTCGACGACATCGTCGGCGCGTCCCCGGCGCTGCGCGGCGTGCTGGCGCGGGCGCAGCGGGTCGCGCCCACCGACGCGACGGTGCTCGTCACCGGCGAGACCGGCACCGGGAAGGAGCTGATCGCGCGGGCGATCCGCAGCCGCTCCCAGCGCGCCGCGGGCCCGTTCGTGAGCATCAACTGCGCCGCGACGCCCGCGGCGCTGATCGCCTCCGAGCTGTTCGGCCACGAGCGCGGGGCCTTCACCGGCGCGCTCCAGCGACGTCTCGGCCGGTTCGAGCTGGCGCACGGCGGCACGCTCTTCCTCGACGAGGTCGGCGAGCTGCCGCTCGAGATGCAGATCGCCCTGCTGCGGGTGCTCCAGGAGCGCGAGTTCGAGCGCGTCGGCGGCTCGCAGCCGATCCGCACCGACGTCCGCATCATCGCCGCGACCAATCGCGACCTCGGCGCGGCCATCGCCGCGGGCGCCTTCCGCAGCGACCTCTACTACCGCCTGAACGTCTTTCCGATCGAGATGCCGCCCCTGCGCGAGCGACGCGAGGACGTGCGCGCCCTCGCCGCCTTCTTCCTCGAGCGCTACGCGCAGCGCGCCGGCAAGACGATCCGCGGCATCGAGCCGCTCTCGCTCCAGCGCCTCGAAGCCTATCCGTGGCCGGGCAACGTCCGCGAGCTCGAGAACGTCATCGAGCGCTCGGTCATCCTGTGCGACGGCGACCTCTGCACGGTCGATCCGCGCTGGCTCGTGCCGCCGCCGGCGTCGCCCGCACCGGCGGAGGTGCCGGGACCGTTGTTCGAGCAGCTCGCGAGCCAGGAGCGCGCGCTCATCGAGGCGGCGTTGGCGGCGACCCGCGGGCGCGTCTCCGGCCCCGGCGGGGCCGCGGCGCGGCTCGGGCTGCCGGCCTCGACGCTCGACTCGCGCATCCGCTCGCTGCGCATCAGCAAGCATCACTTCAAGGCGATGGCCTGA
- a CDS encoding response regulator — protein sequence MSNDSTAAAPLVAIVDDDASVRQSTCRLVRAHGYRTQGFESAEDFLTDGGGGVACVLLDVRMPGLGGLGLQRRLVESRPGLPIVFLTALATEEEERQARAAGAVDVLRKPVAKDTLLRVLRTVLATPTAGGGLVP from the coding sequence ATGAGCAACGACTCCACCGCCGCCGCACCGCTGGTCGCGATCGTCGACGACGACGCGTCGGTGCGGCAGTCGACGTGTCGGCTGGTGCGGGCGCACGGGTATCGGACGCAGGGGTTCGAGTCGGCGGAGGACTTCCTCACCGACGGCGGCGGCGGGGTGGCGTGTGTGTTGCTCGACGTACGGATGCCGGGTCTGGGGGGGCTCGGGCTCCAGCGGCGGCTCGTGGAGAGTCGGCCGGGACTACCGATCGTGTTCCTGACGGCGCTCGCCACGGAGGAGGAAGAGCGCCAGGCACGGGCCGCCGGGGCGGTCGACGTGCTGCGGAAGCCGGTCGCGAAGGACACTCTGTTGCGCGTGCTCCGAACGGTGCTCGCGACACCGACGGCAGGTGGAGGACTCGTCCCATGA
- a CDS encoding response regulator transcription factor, which yields MADADAIVFVVEDDPSVRRSTERLVRAAGLRVQSFASAREFLDGPRPDVPACLVLDVRLPDLNGLDLQQQLTLAGVHFPIVFMTGHGDIPMTVRAMKAGAVEFLTKPFRPDDLLAAIQDALARAHAAHRAHTATVSLRHRYDSLTPREREVMRLIVAGLLNKQVAWELQTTERTVKFHRAHIMRKMEAGSLADLVRMAGELGVGTG from the coding sequence ATGGCTGACGCGGACGCGATCGTCTTCGTCGTCGAGGACGACCCCTCGGTGCGCCGCTCGACCGAGCGCCTCGTCCGCGCCGCCGGCCTGCGCGTGCAGAGCTTCGCCTCGGCCCGCGAGTTCCTCGACGGTCCGCGCCCGGACGTCCCGGCCTGCCTCGTCCTCGACGTCCGCCTGCCCGACCTGAACGGCCTCGATCTGCAGCAGCAGCTCACCCTCGCCGGCGTCCATTTCCCGATCGTCTTCATGACCGGCCACGGCGACATCCCCATGACCGTCCGCGCGATGAAGGCCGGCGCCGTCGAGTTCCTGACCAAGCCCTTCCGCCCCGACGACCTCCTCGCCGCCATCCAGGACGCCCTCGCCCGCGCCCACGCCGCCCACCGCGCCCACACCGCCACCGTCTCCCTGCGCCACCGCTACGACTCCCTCACGCCGCGCGAGCGGGAAGTCATGCGCCTGATCGTCGCCGGCCTCCTCAACAAGCAGGTCGCCTGGGAGCTCCAGACGACGGAGCGCACGGTGAAGTTCCACCGCGCGCACATCATGCGAAAGATGGAGGCGGGGTCGCTGGCGGATCTGGTGCGCATGGCGGGCGAGCTGGGCGTCGGCACGGGGTGA
- a CDS encoding PAS domain S-box protein yields the protein MRPPERPALTRYAYGVACVALALAVSLALRAFDLEGFLFLMAVAAAIWFGGGGPGVVAVLLSILALAFFFLAPLRTWSMLPSQVAYCIVFAIFAFILSLLIGQRRRAQLSLLGAHDDLEQRVQERTAELRRANVELRREASERQRAEAEIRRQATLLSLAHDAVLVRDRDHRITYWNRGAEAAYGWTAAEALGQVSHVLLRTTFPISLESIHAITLAQDRWEGEIVHRRRDGSTIVVASRWSLQRDEHGVPTGILEINNDVTDRKRAEEAQRLAEAELARVTRVSTLGEVTASFAHEVNQPLAAIANNANACLGLLPDGPALAEVRDALGDIVHDAERASAIIARVRALATRSTPEKIPLRLTDVTADVVALTAADVAAREVCLDVDADADVPIVCADRVELQQVLLNLLVNGMDAMHATPPSERVLRISIRRDVHHGSPAATVRVADRGAGLGTVQIARLFDAFYTTKSNGMGMGLAICRTIVEAHGGRLWAEANQGPGATFAFTLPAAADAHG from the coding sequence ATGAGGCCGCCCGAACGGCCCGCCCTGACCCGATACGCCTACGGCGTCGCCTGCGTGGCGCTGGCGCTCGCCGTCTCGCTCGCGCTGCGCGCCTTCGACCTCGAGGGCTTCCTCTTCCTCATGGCCGTCGCCGCGGCGATCTGGTTCGGCGGCGGAGGCCCCGGCGTGGTCGCGGTGCTGCTCTCGATCCTGGCCCTCGCCTTCTTCTTCCTGGCGCCCCTGCGCACCTGGTCGATGCTGCCGAGCCAGGTCGCCTACTGCATCGTCTTCGCGATCTTCGCCTTCATCCTCAGCCTGCTCATCGGCCAGCGACGGCGCGCGCAGCTCTCGCTCCTCGGCGCGCACGACGACCTCGAGCAGCGGGTCCAGGAGCGCACCGCCGAGCTGCGCCGGGCGAACGTCGAGCTGCGGCGCGAGGCGAGCGAGCGGCAGCGGGCCGAGGCGGAGATCCGCCGCCAGGCCACCCTCCTGAGCCTCGCGCACGACGCCGTGCTCGTACGCGACCGCGACCACCGCATCACGTACTGGAATCGGGGCGCGGAGGCGGCGTACGGATGGACCGCCGCGGAGGCCCTAGGCCAGGTGAGCCACGTGCTGCTGCGTACGACCTTCCCCATCTCGCTCGAGTCCATCCACGCGATCACGCTCGCCCAGGACCGCTGGGAGGGCGAGATCGTCCACCGCCGCCGCGACGGCAGCACCATCGTCGTCGCGAGCCGGTGGTCGCTCCAGCGCGACGAGCACGGCGTGCCCACCGGCATCCTCGAGATCAACAACGACGTCACCGACCGCAAGCGTGCCGAGGAGGCGCAGCGGCTCGCCGAGGCCGAGCTGGCCCGCGTGACGCGGGTGTCGACCCTCGGCGAGGTCACCGCGTCGTTCGCCCACGAGGTGAACCAGCCGCTGGCCGCCATCGCCAACAACGCCAACGCCTGCCTCGGCCTCCTGCCCGACGGGCCGGCCCTGGCGGAGGTCCGCGACGCCCTCGGCGACATCGTCCACGACGCCGAGCGCGCGAGCGCCATCATCGCCCGCGTCCGCGCCCTCGCGACGCGCTCGACCCCCGAGAAGATCCCGCTGCGGCTCACCGACGTGACGGCCGACGTCGTCGCCCTCACCGCGGCCGACGTCGCGGCCCGCGAGGTCTGCCTCGACGTCGACGCCGACGCCGACGTGCCGATCGTGTGCGCGGATCGCGTCGAGCTCCAGCAGGTCCTCCTGAACCTGCTCGTGAACGGCATGGACGCCATGCACGCGACCCCGCCGTCGGAGCGCGTCCTGCGGATCAGCATCCGCCGCGACGTCCATCACGGGTCGCCCGCCGCCACCGTGCGCGTCGCCGACCGCGGCGCGGGCCTCGGCACGGTGCAGATCGCCCGTCTCTTCGACGCCTTCTACACGACGAAGTCGAACGGCATGGGCATGGGCCTCGCCATCTGCCGCACCATCGTCGAAGCCCACGGTGGCCGACTCTGGGCGGAGGCGAACCAGGGCCCGGGCGCGACCTTCGCGTTCACCCTGCCCGCCGCGGCGGACGCCCATGGCTGA